The genomic stretch ACCGGCCCATGCCGACGTGGCGGTGCTGCGCGACCGCGACGCTGCGGCTCTGGGGACGGAGTGGACCTATCGCGGTGCCTGACCTCCCATCTCTATAGGAAACGTTCGAGCACCATCTGCGTCGTCACGTCGGCCACGCCGGGCAGTCCGGCGATGGCGGCGCGGATCGCTTCGATGCCGCGGATGTCGGGCGCCTCCGCCCGGATGACCAGATCGATGGCCCCGGCAACCGCATCCATCGCGACGATGCCGGGAATCCGCCGCAGTTTCGGAACCAGCTGGGCACAGGTCCGCCCGGCCTCGTGGCGTAGCAGGAAATAGGCGGCGACACCGTCGGCGGCCGGGCCTTCCTCGACCGTCGTGAAGCCCCGGATGACCCCCGACTTCAGCAGCCGGTCCAGCCGTTCCTGGGTGGCGCTGCGCGACAGCCCGATGTCGCGGGCCAGCGCCACCAGCGTGCGGCGGGCGTCCTTGCGCAAGGCCGTCAGCAGAAGCCTGTCCTTCTCGTCCATCCCCGTCCCCACGACCCTTATTTTCCGAGCTGGCGCCCGGCGGCGAAATGCCGGTCGGCCGGCATCTTGCCGGGCTGCAACCGGCAGCCTTTCGGCGGAACTTAGCGGACAGGGACCATGGACGATTTGCACGGAGTATCCAATGACCTTGCTACCGGACGCCTCGCTTCTGCTGCTGGTGGATATGCAGCGCGCCTTCGACGGGCCGTCCTGGCCGCGCCGCTGGAACCGCGCTCTCGACCACAACGGCCTGCAGCTTCTTCAAGCCTGGCGGCGCAGCGGCCGGCCGGTGATCCATGTGCGTCACGATTCGGCGGAGCCGGCCTCCACCCTTCGCGTTGGCCAGCCCGGCAACCGCTTCCGCGAAGGATTCGAGCCGCTGGACGGCGAAGCGGTGGTCAGCAAGAGCGTCAACTCGGCCTTCATCGGCACCGACCTGGATTTGCGGCTGCGCCGGCTCGGCATTGAACGTCTGGTGGTGTTCGGCATCTCGACCGA from Azospirillum sp. TSA2s encodes the following:
- a CDS encoding Lrp/AsnC family transcriptional regulator — encoded protein: MDEKDRLLLTALRKDARRTLVALARDIGLSRSATQERLDRLLKSGVIRGFTTVEEGPAADGVAAYFLLRHEAGRTCAQLVPKLRRIPGIVAMDAVAGAIDLVIRAEAPDIRGIEAIRAAIAGLPGVADVTTQMVLERFL
- a CDS encoding cysteine hydrolase family protein, whose amino-acid sequence is MTLLPDASLLLLVDMQRAFDGPSWPRRWNRALDHNGLQLLQAWRRSGRPVIHVRHDSAEPASTLRVGQPGNRFREGFEPLDGEAVVSKSVNSAFIGTDLDLRLRRLGIERLVVFGISTDMCVSTTIRTGANMGWPITLVSDACDCFELPDSQGGTIPAEQVHAVHVATLRYEFCEVTTTAGIIESL